gcgccttttacattgTGTATATTCTCCATGTTCATGGTGTTTCAGCATTCTCTCTGGTTACTCAACCTTTCCTCATACATCCCAAATATTTTAGTGTTAAATGAATTCTAAAATTGAACCAACGCAGGTGAATGCATGAGTGGGGGTCCTGGAAAGGGCAAATGCCTCATTCAAAATGTGGTGCTGGTCCTGTTCCAGATGCTATCAGGATAGCTTCCAATGAGACTGAATTAGATGCAACAGTTCTGGGAAAAATTTGTCATGTGTCATTCTTTGGTCCGGTCATATCTGAATTTTCTGAAACAGATCTGCCTGGGGAGCTGGATCTCACCCCTCTAGGGTGCAGGACTACAAATAATGATACTAGGGCTGCCAGTCTGCTGCAGGTCAAGCATGCATAAGATAGAGACCAAGAGCTTATAGCCATTTCCCAGCATTGATTGGCCTCTCAAGGACATCACACACAAAACAGAGTATCGGGCTCTTAATACATGAAGTGTTTCAATTTTATTCCAACAAAAAAGGAGCCAGTATAATTAGTTTTAAAGGATGTAATTCCTGGTACGTCCAGTCACCCCCTGTTCATAGCCATCCAGTGTCAGTTCTACAGCTGCATACTGTAGATGACATTCTTCTTGGGAAAAGCAGCATTTATCTCTCATTATGGAGTTATCCTGTCACTATACTATCTCATTTACCAAGTATTAATGAAAACACTCTctgaacagttttttttcttttctttttttgaattcaACTTTTTCTTCTGTCATATgaataaaatgaacactgctACATCCACATCTATGACATAATGAATGGGAGCCTAAGCTCACAGTATATGAGCAGAACTCAAGAGGCAAACATCTTAGCCACTCTAAGGAGTgatgaaaaagtttgtttaacTTAGCATCTGTCCACAGCCCAATTCTTAAGTAAGTGTTCCCTCAGCTTTGTCATGTTAGTTATCATTGCAATTCCTCCAGTCTATAAACAACACTTTGGAGAAAGTCGACTTCAGCATCTCATGTGATCCACTTACCTCTGCCTTCAATAAATTTATCTAAAAAGTCCTCAAAATCCTTGGGCGTCTCTAACATATTGGCAAAGATGTGGAAATGGTAATAGGATACCAAAACATCTTTAGGGTTTCTTGACACATAAATGATCTGTAGttcaagaaaaacacaaacaagtttacTTTGCCTCTGTTTCTTTTACTAGCTATTAAAGTAAAAGCACAACCATGTTCTTGGGTTACACTATCttgaagtgggagttcagagcTAAATGAAAGActctttttaaaatcacttttgtaATAACTGTTTAAGTGAAAGCATTATACTTTATCATTGTTTTGTCACATTAGCACAATGTCCATTGACAGATAATTTTCAGTTTAAAGCTTGATACGCATAATAAATCATATTATACTGACCTTTCCCTTCTTTTGTCTTAGACCTTTAGGCAGCAAATACCAAGGTAAATGGGAGCAGTATAGTCGGGGGGATGGCCGGGAAGCAAAGTTCTTGGCAAATTCTGGCAGCTCAACCCAAGGAAAGTGATCACTTGTCAACTTGCTCTGAGTGGCGTTTCCTTTAGCATCAATAAGTGTCATAATCTGCTGCATCCAAATTGTCCCTAttaaaggaaacattttggagGAAATTTTTAGACTAGGCAGATAAAGATATGCTGTATCAAGTTCCCTTTTTCGTACCATGGTCgcatttttctgtcttttcataGCAAAAAATATTCCTCGTGAAGGAGCTTCAAAAAATTTTGGCATAAAAGATGCAGCCATTTTCACATCAGTCACCAGAAAAAGAGAATCTTTGACTTCATTGGTCTAGTCGATGAGGTGGTGGAAGAACTCAGATCCCAAGAATCAATGTGGCAGAATGGACTAAACCATGGATATCTAGCCCACTGCCCAAGTGCTGCATTGACTTTTGAATTCTTTCCCAAATGCTACCCCATTTATATCTTCTGGCAATTgatatgaaaatgtctgtatccTTACATGCCATAATGTTTTCAAAGCTCTTGTGTGGAAGAGTAATTTTCTTTGTTAAAAGTTGGAAAAACGTGACAGTTCCCCTTTAAGTTTTTGATAACATAGTctgtaaattatacagtatatacaaaattttacaaatatctattttttgttgtttaatatcTGTTATTCATCTATCTTCCAGATATTTATGTGTCGTTGTTCACTTCCATTCAGATGTATTTGCCACAGCAGTTTATGACGTTGTATTGTTTCATGTGCAATTGAGTTATGTGCTGAATATTATGTTTCCTCATTTTATAGTTTCACActtgtctttatttataaagttgGAGATTTGCACAGTCCTTCACAAGCTAGTCTTGAAACTGCTAATTTTAAAAAGGGAGTACTTTAGGTGTCAGAATATCTATTACACTTCAAAAGAGAGATCAGAAAAGTTtgtaaaatggcatttttttcaAATCAATCAAAAACTAGAATGCTTCAAATCAGTAAGAAAGTgacagtaaaagaagaaaatataagtGATACGGTAAACCTAAAGGGACAGGACATGAGCGTGCAAAGGTAGACGCAGCTGAGTGTAAAACATAACCAGAAGTTGACAGTCACACATTTAGGCTCCTGAAATTTAGCAGTCTGAATTtgaatgcagagaaaaaaaagtcaCAGAGAGGAAAATCTGAAGTGTCAAAAAAGAGAGGCCTTGAAAGAATGCAAAATCAGCTAAACTGCTATATAAGACAAAGACATCCTTTACCTGATTTTgggtatgtgacaataaagagaTCATCATCATAAACTTCACCCTCCTCTAGTTTTTCCAGCTCCTCTGGTGAATGAATATTGGTTATAATCTTATAGCCTTTATGATCAATGAGATGAAAATCGGGCATCTGAACAATTTCAGTCATGGTGCctgaacaaaaatgaagaaacagaGTTTTACCGTTTGCATTTAATGATTAAGAATAAGCAAGTCTTCCCATTTTTGAAAGGTAATCAGTTAGGCAATGTGCAGAATGTGCTTGATGTGCTTGAGGTAAAACTATTGTATTTTAAGGGTACATAGAAACTTGAAGTATATGATTAAGGGATTTAAACATAACACTTGATTATATGTAatttaatcacaattaattaatCTGAAAACAATCATGCAAGTTCATGTTAAAGCTCTCCGTAAACAAGGCAATTCTCATCTTATGAGCAGAGAAAATTCAGCTATTTCACCCTGAGATGGAGGTCATCCTACACAGCTATAAAACTCTTATTAGTCTGTCTTGGTTTGATGTTTTAATTCCCATCCTCATTAAGCTGACTCTGTCACTACAAATGGCAGTTCTTTCGGTTTTGTCCACTACTCATCCAGTAAAATGGTCTGTGTGATAGTTTGTGCATTTTATACACATAATTGTATCAAGAATTTACtttttatggtttgttttttaattttacttgttttttgcaaaggtcgattttattaatattttgttttatttatttacaggacATTCATGGTAGTGTCACATGACAGCAGTGGTCGCATCAGTTATGTTATAAGTGTCATTCTTCATTGGACACACATTGAACAAATCTCCAAACTTCTTCTTTTCAAGAAGCCCTAGTGTTAGGTTTTTGATCCTTGACTGTGATTCTTTTTTTGCCCTTTTATTTTACCGATACTCTTGTTTGATTTCATGGTTACAACCTCTGCCTGTTTTTGACTACATCTTTGCGCATGTTTTCATGTCCCAGTCAACTCACAATCATTCCCAACTGCCAAtaattgtatttatgtttttttctggggaccTGCCTTGCAGGTCTTGTCAATGCTGCACTCCAATCCACAGTTTAGTTGTCAGTTGTCTCATTTTAGCTGTCTTGTCTCAGTTTTATCAGCACAAACAGCCTATTCACCCTTGGTGGAAAGTGCCTTATACTCCCTCTGTTGACCATCTGGACGGTTTGCAACTGTTTTGTTGGCCATCATCGTAAGTagctttttcatttagttttattgaATTGGTGTAGTCTCAATTTAAATGTATTCCTTTTGGTTTAACATGTAGTTTTTGTCCCTGCTTCCTCTGACTTCAAGTTTCCACAATGACTCTTGTGTGTGCCCGGGCAAGGGCCTTGGCTGTACACCACAGTAGATAATCTACAATATGCTGAATCATTGCACAGGGACTTGAACAGCATGTTTTTGGAAGAATCGCTTACAATGACCCATTACATTGTTTCTGATTTTCTAATAGTACTGGAAATCAAGTGGCcaagaagaaaaattatttttgattgcCTTGCTGGATCACTAAATATAAAAGTATTGCCTTTATCAAGGTAATATGCAAAATACCCAATGGTAATATTTTACCTGATTTGTGGAGGCTATCACCATGTAGACTTTATGATGAAAAAGAGAAAGTTAAGGAGTTTCCTGTTTTAAAACACTCAGGTATCCTAGGAGCAAGAACACTGGATGAGCTGTAAAGCACCCTAAGTGTAGGACGGTGAACTGACTAATTATCAATAGGCTAGTTCATCATGTAGGAGCCCCCTCACTTTCTTTTTCCACCTCCCCAAGATCTGCTGCTGAACTAGACCATCATCCCTCCTTTTACTGGAGCTTTGATTCAGACTGAGTAGTGGatctttatacatttttacatttatgtttttgttttagaagGCACACTGTTGGCAGATTTTAAGACTTTGGCCAATGGGTTCAGAAgatggaggtcatgttttactaacatgctggaattctatgaggaagcagcaaaagtaTATGGTCAAAGTGGTGCatacaataattatttatcttgacattAAGAAAACTTTTGATAAAGtgacacatgagaggttgggcatcaaactaaaagaagtgggacttCAGGGTTTTGtggtagatgggtgcaaaactgtCTCAGACACTGGAATCAGATGGTTATGGTtcaaggaaccctatcagaattagctgatgttaagagtggtgttccactggggtcagtgctagggttgctgctattttaaatatatgtataaatgatttagataggaatataagcaacacgctggttaaatttgcagatgataccaagataggtggattggtagTATGAAAACCAGGGccacgtacagccaccctaacccaacacagacaggcagagacactaATGCAGCACACAACACCCTTTATTTCAGAGCttgggaagtgttttttttttacagagcacAGCACAGTATAGCACCAAAGTATGcaaacagtcctttcttttcttccttttcccagtctttccgcctccactcctttcgtctttcttcctcccgac
The sequence above is drawn from the Erpetoichthys calabaricus chromosome 3, fErpCal1.3, whole genome shotgun sequence genome and encodes:
- the LOC114648669 gene encoding amine sulfotransferase-like, coding for MTEIVQMPDFHLIDHKGYKIITNIHSPEELEKLEEGEVYDDDLFIVTYPKSGTIWMQQIMTLIDAKGNATQSKLTSDHFPWVELPEFAKNFASRPSPRLYCSHLPWYLLPKGLRQKKGKIIYVSRNPKDVLVSYYHFHIFANMLETPKDFEDFLDKFIEGRVNGGSWFDHIRGWYSHKDEFNILFLTYEELIKDLKTAIVKITRFWGKDLDDQQVNNVVYHSTFRNMKTNPKANYESIPSSMLDQEKGSFMRKGVIGDWKNVLTVAQNERFDQLFKEKMSDCPLKFVWNM